A region from the Brassica napus cultivar Da-Ae chromosome C8, Da-Ae, whole genome shotgun sequence genome encodes:
- the LOC106390797 gene encoding wall-associated receptor kinase 4 — MELLSGQKALCFERPQYSKHLVSYLASAIKENRLHEIIDGKMLTEDNKMEIKEVARIAVECTRLMGEERPKMKEVAAELEGLRVTKDKHKWSDQYPEETEQLVGVQIISAQGGCTTDYDSITNVATLHIEAGR; from the coding sequence ATGGAACTCCTCTCAGGTCAAAAGGCATTGTGCTTTGAAAGGCCACAGTACTCTAAACATCTGGTCAGTTACTTAGCTTCTGCCATAAAAGAGAATAGGTTGCACGAGATTATTGATGGGAAAATGTTGACCGAGGATAACAAGATGGAGATCAAGGAAGTTGCAAGAATTGCTGTCGAGTGTACAAGACTGATGGGAGAAGAAAGACCAAAGATGAAGGAAGTAGCTGCAGAGCTTGAGGGCTTGAGAGTCACCAAAGACAAACATAAGTGGTCGGATCAGTACCCTGAGGAAACTGAACAATTGGTCGGTGTTCAAATCATATCAGCCCAAGGGGGTTGTACCACTGACTATGATAGCATCACGAATGTAGCAACGTTGCACATTGAAGCTGGTCGCTGA
- the LOC106396098 gene encoding wall-associated receptor kinase 4 isoform X2, with product MSCKRKDFGWATILLGTTIGFLSILLLISCVQQKMKHRKTAELRQKFFEQNGGGMLIQRLSGPGTSNANVKIFTEEGMKTSTNGYDKSRILGQGGQGTVYKGILPDNSIVAIKKARLGDNSQVEQFINEVLVLSQINHRNVVKLLGCCLETEVPLLVYEFINSGTLFDHLHGSLFGPSLTWEQRLRIAVEIAGTLAYLHSSASIPIIHRDVKTANILLDESLTAKVADFGASRLIPMDKEQLTTMVQGTLGYLDPEYYNTGLLNEKSDVYSFGVVLMELLSGQKALCFERPLQSKHLVHYIASAMKENRFHEVIDEKVINENNWKEIEEAVRVAMECTRMTGEERPLMTEVAAKLEGLRVTKSKHQWSDQYPGDETENLVGVGVLSAQGDTSSTGYDSIKNVASMHMEAGR from the exons ATGAGTTGCAAGCGTAAAGACTTTGGATGGGCTACCATTCTTCTTG GAACAACCATAGGCTTCTTGTCCATCCTGCTTCTCATTAGCTGCGTACAACAGAAAATGAAGCACCGGAAGACAGCTGAGCTCCGACAAAAATTCTTTGAACAAAATGGTGGCGGCATGTTAATACAGAGACTCTCAGGACCAGGGACATCTAATGCTAATGTAAAAATCTTTACCGAAGAAGGCATGAAGACATCAACCAATGGTTATGACAAGAGCAGAATCCTGGGCCAGGGAGGCCAAGGAACAGTCTACAAAGGGATATTACCTGACAACTCCATAGTCGCAATAAAGAAAGCTCGGCTTGGAGACAACAGCCAAGTAGAGCAGTTCATCAACGAAGTGCTAGTGCTTTCCCAAATCAACCACAGGAACGTGGTCAAGCTCCTAGGATGTTGTCTGGAGACAGAAGTTCCCTTGCTGGTCTATGAGTTCATTAACAGCGGCACCCTTTTCGATCACTTGCATGGTTCCTTGTTTGGTCCTTCTCTAACATGGGAACAACGCCTGAGAATAGCAGTGGAAATTGCTGGAACTCTTGCTTATCTTCACTCATCTGCTTCTATTCCAATCATCCACCGAGACGTCAAGACTGCTAATATTCTCCTGGATGAGAGCTTAACTGCAAAGGTAGCTGACTTTGGTGCTTCAAGGCTGATTCCAATGGACAAGGAGCAGCTCACAACCATGGTGCAAGGAACTCTAGGCTACTTAGATCCAGAATACTACAACACAGGGTTGTTGAATGAAAAGAGTGATGTCTATAGCTTTGGGGTAGTCCTTATGGAACTGCTCTCAGGCCAAAAGGCATTGTGCTTCGAAAGGCCACTGCAGTCAAAACATCTGGTGCATTACATTGCTTCTGCCATGAAAGAGAATAGGTTCCACGAGGTTATTGACGAGAAAGTAATCAACGAGAATAACTGGAAGGAGATAGAGGAAGCTGTCAGAGTTGCTATGGAGTGTACAAGAATGACGGGAGAGGAAAGGCCATTGATGACGGAAGTAGCTGCAAAGCTTGAGGGCTTGAGAGTCACGAAAAGCAAACATCAGTGGTCGGATCAGTATCCTGGGGACGAGACTGAGAACTTGGTCGGTGTTGGAGTCTTATCAGCGCAAGGCGATACAAGTAGCACTGGCTATGATAGCATCAAGAATGTAGCAAGCATGCACATGGAAGCTGGTCGCTGA
- the LOC106392579 gene encoding wall-associated receptor kinase 4-like encodes MAQFINEVLVLSQINHSNAVKLLGCCLETEVPLLVYESVTNGTLSDQLHGSMSDSSLTLEQRLRIAVEIAGSLAYLHSSASIPIIHRDVKTTNILLDENLTAKVADFGASRLIPMDKDQLINMVKGTVGYLDPEYYNTGLLNEKSDVYSFGVVLMELLSGQKALCFERSQQSKHLGSYFASAMKENRLHEVIDEKVINENNWREIEEAARVAMECTRVTGEERPLMKEVAAKLEGLRVARIMLKSKLDLG; translated from the coding sequence ATGGCGCAGTTCATCAACGAAGTGCTCGTCCTTTCACAAATCAACCACAGTAACGCGGTCAAGCTCCTTGGTTGTTGTCTGGAGACGGAAGTCCCCTTGCTGGTCTACGAGTCTGTAACTAATGGCACCCTTTCCGACCAATTGCACGGTTCCATGTCTGATTCTTCTCTTACGTTGGAACAACGCCTGAGGATAGCCGTGGAGATAGCTGGAAGTCTTGCTTATCTGCACTCCTCTGCTTCTATTCCAATCATCCACCGAGACGTCAAGACTACTAATATTCTCTTGGATGAGAACTTAACTGCAAAGGTAGCTGACTTTGGTGCTTCAAGGCTTATACCAATGGATAAAGACCAGCTCATAAATATGGTGAAAGGAACTGTAGGCTATTTAGACCCAGAATACTACAACACAGGCCTACTAAACGAAAAGAGTGATGTTTATAGCTTCGGGGTAGTTCTCATGGAACTGCTATCAGGCCAAAAGGCATTGTGTTTTGAGAGGTCACAGCAGTCAAAACATTTGGGGAGTTACTTTGCTTCTGCCATGAAAGAGAATAGGTTGCACGAGGTTATTGATGAAAAGGTAATTAACGAGAATAATTGGAGGGAGATAGAGGAAGCTGCCAGAGTTGCTATGGAGTGTACAAGAGTGACGGGAGAAGAAAGGCCACTGATGAAGGAAGTAGCTGCAAAGCTTGAGGGCTTGAGAGTCGCAAGAATCATGTTGAAAAGTAAACTTGATTTGGGTTAA
- the LOC106396098 gene encoding wall-associated receptor kinase 5 isoform X1, with the protein MKVHGVFLMAVFYYHAYTELVNGQPRKDCQTSCGKVTIEYPFGTSPDCYYADDPSFNITCNEREELIFGGNKVINISHTELRVWNDISYACYDSGGNVTDGVSYSYSLANLSLSRNNKFTLVGYNAFALLSTTGARDYSTGCLSACDSPPAGNGDCNGEGCCRTDVYVPLDSIGFETRPSGFGNMTVMHDFNPCKYAFLAENGTFHFNASEDLKNLRNVKEFPVLLDWSIGNQRCDQVGNRSICGMNNSICVNSTRGTGYNCKCLEGFEGNPYLSNEKGCQDINECISTIHKHNCSDPSTCRNKDGGFYCKCRSGYRLDTNTMSCKRKDFGWATILLGTTIGFLSILLLISCVQQKMKHRKTAELRQKFFEQNGGGMLIQRLSGPGTSNANVKIFTEEGMKTSTNGYDKSRILGQGGQGTVYKGILPDNSIVAIKKARLGDNSQVEQFINEVLVLSQINHRNVVKLLGCCLETEVPLLVYEFINSGTLFDHLHGSLFGPSLTWEQRLRIAVEIAGTLAYLHSSASIPIIHRDVKTANILLDESLTAKVADFGASRLIPMDKEQLTTMVQGTLGYLDPEYYNTGLLNEKSDVYSFGVVLMELLSGQKALCFERPLQSKHLVHYIASAMKENRFHEVIDEKVINENNWKEIEEAVRVAMECTRMTGEERPLMTEVAAKLEGLRVTKSKHQWSDQYPGDETENLVGVGVLSAQGDTSSTGYDSIKNVASMHMEAGR; encoded by the exons ATGAAGGTGCATGGTGTGTTCTTGATGGCTGTTTTTTACTACCATGCATATACGGAGCTGGTCAATGGGCAGCCTCGCAAGGACTGTCAAACTAGTTGTGGCAAGGTCACAATCGAGTACCCTTTTGGCACTTCTCCAGATTGTTACTATGCCGACGATCCTAGTTTCAATATCACCTGTAACGAGAGAGAAGAGTTGATCTTTGGTGGTAACAAAGTAATCAACATTTCTCACACGGAGCTACGCGTCTGGAATGATATTTCTTACGCTTGCTACGATAGCGGAGGAAATGTGACTGATGGGGTTTCCTACAGTTACTCGCTTGCTAACTTATCTCTCTCCCGCAACAACAAGTTTACTTTAGTTGGCTATAACGCTTTTGCACTTCTGAGCACTACTGGAGCGCGAGATTACTCAACTGGATGCTTGTCAGCATGTGACTCTCCACCGGCGGGAAATGGGGACTGTAATGGTGAAGGTTGCTGCAGGACCGATGTCTATGTCCCTTTGGATAGCATTGGATTCGAAACTCGCCCATCTGGCTTTGGGAACATGACTGTTATGCATGACTTTAATCCTTGCAAATACGCCTTTCTAGCCGAAAATGGTACTTTTCACTTTAATGCTTCGGAAGATCTTAAGAACCTAAGAAATGTCAAAGAGTTCCCTGTGTTACTGGATTGGTCTATTGGAAACCAGAGATGCGATCAAGTTGGAAACAGAAGCATATGCGGTATGAATAACAGCATATGTGTCAATTCTACTCGTGGAACCGGGTATAACTGCAAATGTTTAGAAGGTTTTGAGGGGAATCCTTACCTTTCAAATGAAAAGGGTTGCCAAG ACATCAATGAATGTATTAGTACTATCCATAAACATAACTGCTCGGATCCCAGCACCTGTAGAAACAAGGATGGAGGCTTCTATTGTAAATGCCGATCTGGTTACCGCTTAGATACAAACACTATGAGTTGCAAGCGTAAAGACTTTGGATGGGCTACAATTCTTCTTG GAACAACCATAGGCTTCTTGTCCATCCTGCTTCTCATTAGCTGCGTACAACAGAAAATGAAGCACCGGAAGACAGCTGAGCTCCGACAAAAATTCTTTGAACAAAATGGTGGCGGCATGTTAATACAGAGACTCTCAGGACCAGGGACATCTAATGCTAATGTAAAAATCTTTACCGAAGAAGGCATGAAGACATCAACCAATGGTTATGACAAGAGCAGAATCCTGGGCCAGGGAGGCCAAGGAACAGTCTACAAAGGGATATTACCTGACAACTCCATAGTCGCAATAAAGAAAGCTCGGCTTGGAGACAACAGCCAAGTAGAGCAGTTCATCAACGAAGTGCTAGTGCTTTCCCAAATCAACCACAGGAACGTGGTCAAGCTCCTAGGATGTTGTCTGGAGACAGAAGTTCCCTTGCTGGTCTATGAGTTCATTAACAGCGGCACCCTTTTCGATCACTTGCATGGTTCCTTGTTTGGTCCTTCTCTAACATGGGAACAACGCCTGAGAATAGCAGTGGAAATTGCTGGAACTCTTGCTTATCTTCACTCATCTGCTTCTATTCCAATCATCCACCGAGACGTCAAGACTGCTAATATTCTCCTGGATGAGAGCTTAACTGCAAAGGTAGCTGACTTTGGTGCTTCAAGGCTGATTCCAATGGACAAGGAGCAGCTCACAACCATGGTGCAAGGAACTCTAGGCTACTTAGATCCAGAATACTACAACACAGGGTTGTTGAATGAAAAGAGTGATGTCTATAGCTTTGGGGTAGTCCTTATGGAACTGCTCTCAGGCCAAAAGGCATTGTGCTTCGAAAGGCCACTGCAGTCAAAACATCTGGTGCATTACATTGCTTCTGCCATGAAAGAGAATAGGTTCCACGAGGTTATTGACGAGAAAGTAATCAACGAGAATAACTGGAAGGAGATAGAGGAAGCTGTCAGAGTTGCTATGGAGTGTACAAGAATGACGGGAGAGGAAAGGCCATTGATGACGGAAGTAGCTGCAAAGCTTGAGGGCTTGAGAGTCACGAAAAGCAAACATCAGTGGTCGGATCAGTATCCTGGGGACGAGACTGAGAACTTGGTCGGTGTTGGAGTCTTATCAGCGCAAGGCGATACAAGTAGCACTGGCTATGATAGCATCAAGAATGTAGCAAGCATGCACATGGAAGCTGGTCGCTGA
- the LOC106396097 gene encoding wall-associated receptor kinase 1-like: protein MKVQRLILVAVFFYLACTELVNGQPRKDCQTRCGNVTIEYPFGTSQGCYYADDPSFNLTCNDKEKLFFRNNIEVINISHSGELRVMTNTSYACYDRQGNSNGSRYYTYRLGSLSLSHKNKFNVVGCNAVALLSTFGPQNYSTGCLSACNFPPVANGDCNGAGCCRTDVSDPYDSYSFQTRSSRLQNMTSVYDFNPCTYAFLAENGTFHFDALEDLKNLRNVNEFPLVLDWSIGNQTCEQVGNRSICGMFNSTCFNSTRGTGYNCKCLDGFEGNPYLSNEHGCQDINECTTNSTIHKHNCSDPSTCRDKVGGFDCKCQSGYRLDTTTMKCKHKDFGWATILLGTTIGFLSILLIISCVQQRMKRRKAAELRQKFFEQNGGGMLVQRLSGPGTSNANVKIFTEEGMKTSTNGYDKSRILGQGGQGTVYKGILPDNSIVAIKKARLGDNSQVEQFINEVLVLSQINHRNVVKLLGCCLETEVPLLVYEFINSGTLFDHLHGSLFGPSLTWEQRLRIAVEIAGTLAYLHSSASIPIIHRDVKTANILLDENLTAKVADFGASRLIPMDKEQLTTMVQGTIGYLDPEYYHTGLLNEKSDVYSFGVVVMELLTGQKALCFERPQQSKHLVNYISSAMKENRLHEVIDAKIINENSWKEINEAVRVAMECTRVTGEERPLMTEVAAKLEGLRVTKAKHQWSDQYPGDETENLVGVGVLSAQGDTSSTGYDSIKNVASMQVAAGR, encoded by the exons ATGAAGGTGCAGCGTCTGATCTTGGTGGCTGTTTTCTTCTACCTTGCATGTACGGAGTTGGTCAACGGGCAACCTCGCAAGGATTGCCAAACTAGATGTGGCAACGTCACAATTGAGTACCCTTTCGGCACTTCTCAAGGTTGTTACTATGCTGACGACCCTAGTTTCAATCTCACATGTAACGATAAAGAGAAGCTATTCTTTCGAAATAATATTGAAGTAATCAACATTTCTCATAGCGGGGAGCTACGCGTCATGACTAATACTTCCTACGCTTGCTACGATAGACAAGGAAATTCGAATGGTAGTCGTTACTACACTTACAGGCTGGGTAGTTTATCTCTCTCCCACAAAAACAAGTTTAATGTAGTAGGCTGTAACGCTGTAGCACTTCTGAGCACTTTTGGACCGCAAAATTACTCAACTGGATGTTTGTCAGCGTGTAACTTTCCACCGGTGGCAAATGGAGACTGTAATGGCGCAGGTTGCTGCAGGACAGATGTCTCTGACCCGTATGATAGCTATTCATTCCAAACTCGCTCATCTCGTTTGCAGAACATGACTTCTGTGTATGACTTTAATCCTTGCACATATGCCTTTCTCGCTGAAAATGGTACTTTTCACTTTGATGCTTTGGAAGATCTTAAGAACCTACGGAATGTCAATGAGTTCCCTCTGGTACTGGACTGGTCTATCGGAAACCAGACATGCGAGCAAGTTGGAAACAGAAGCATATGTGGTATGTTTAACAGCACATGTTTCAATTCTACTCGTGGAACCGGGTATAACTGCAAATGTTTAGATGGTTTTGAAGGAAATCCTTACCTTTCAAATGAACATGGTTGCCAAG ACATCAATGAGTGTACTACTAATAGTACTATCCATAAACATAACTGCTCGGATCCCAGCACCTGTAGAGACAAGGTTGGAGGCTTCGATTGTAAGTGCCAGTCTGGTTACCGCTTAGATACAACCACTATGAAATGCAAGCATAAAGACTTTGGATGGGCTACTATTCTTCTTG GAACAACCATCGGCTTCTTGTCCATCCTGCTTATCATTAGCTGTGTACAACAGAGAATGAAGCGCCGGAAGGCAGCTGAGCTCCGACAAAAATTCTTCGAACAAAATGGTGGCGGCATGTTAGTACAGAGACTCTCAGGACCAGGGACATCAAATGCTAATGTAAAAATCTTTACGGAAGAAGGCATGAAGACATCAACCAATGGCTACGACAAGAGCAGAATCCTTGGCCAGGGAGGACAAGGAACCGTCTACAAAGGGATATTACCAGACAACTCCATAGTTGCTATAAAGAAAGCTCGGCTCGGAGACAACAGCCAAGTAGAGCAGTTCATCAACGAGGTGCTAGTGCTTTCCCAAATCAACCACAGGAACGTGGTCAAGCTCCTAGGATGTTGTCTGGAGACAGAAGTTCCCTTGCTGGTCTATGAGTTCATTAACAGCGGCACCCTTTTCGATCACTTGCATGGTTCCTTGTTTGGTCCTTCTCTAACATGGGAACAACGCCTGAGAATAGCAGTGGAAATTGCTGGAACTCTTGCTTATCTTCACTCATCTGCTTCTATTCCAATCATCCACCGAGACGTCAAGACTGCTAATATTCTCCTGGATGAGAACTTAACTGCAAAGGTAGCTGACTTTGGGGCTTCAAGACTAATACCGATGGATAAAGAGCAGCTCACTACCATGGTCCAAGGTACTATAGGCTACTTAGACCCAGAATATTACCATACAGGACTGTTAAACGAAAAGAGTGATGTTTATAGCTTTGGGGTAGTTGTCATGGAACTTCTCACTGGCCAAAAGGCATTGTGCTTCGAAAGGCCACAACAGTCAAAACATCTTGTGAACTACATTTCGTCTGCCATGAAAGAGAACAGGTTGCACGAGGTTATAGATGCGAAAATAATCAACGAGAATAGCTGGAAGGAGATCAATGAAGCTGTCAGAGTTGCTATGGAGTGTACAAGAGTGACAGGAGAGGAAAGGCCACTGATGACGGAAGTAGCTGCAAAGCTTGAGGGCTTGAGAGTCACAAAAGCCAAACATCAGTGGTCAGATCAGTATCCTGGGGACGAGACTGAGAACTTGGTCGGTGTTGGAGTCTTATCAGCGCAAGGCGATACAAGTAGCACTGGCTATGACAGCATCAAGAATGTAGCAAGCATGCAAGTTGCAGCTGGTCGCTGA